The sequence below is a genomic window from Tachyglossus aculeatus isolate mTacAcu1 chromosome X1, mTacAcu1.pri, whole genome shotgun sequence.
GATAAATGATGGGCGTAATCTAATGTGGACAGTTTACTTACACTCCACGAGATAAAttacttctccctttccttctgacCTACCGCCCGGCAGAACACATCACCAGCATCCAGAACAACATAaccttacagtgtactctcccaagcacttagcacagtgctttgcacgctgtaagcgctcgatgactacgattgaatgaataagccgtGCCGAGAGCAGAATGGAAATCCCCGGCATTTTGTAATATCTCCCGGATCTCGGATATGTTGAAAAATCACCAGAGAAAGATCACCACCCAGAAACGGAGAAGAAactgatatttcattcattcattcgtatgcattgagtgcttaccgtgtgcaaagcactgtaccgagcgctcgaTATTTCAAATGAGGTCATCGTCCAGTGGGCCAACGACGCGCTCCAACCCGCGGCCGAGGTGAGACGGAACGAACGCCAAATGATCAAAGTGGATCAGCTTTGCCAGGGAAAGAGAACTGTCCCTGCCCCGACTTGATAGGTAGGTACACCTTCCTGACTACagttaaaaagcagcgtggcttagtggaaagaaactgggcttgggagtcagaggtcgtgggttctaatcccggctctgacacttatcagttgtgtgactttgggcaagtcacttcacttctctgggcctcagttgcctcatctgtaaagtggggattaagacagtgagtcccatatgggacaacctgattaccctgtatgtaccccagcgcttagaacactagtaagcgcctaacaaataccattattattattattattattattattattacggttagTCCACTTTTTCAGAGAAAGCCGAAAACTATAAACAACTCGCTCTGTCTCCCGTGGACATTCATCACAGACCGTGCCACCCACGAGAGATGACTAAATTGGTGTAAAACACTACCGAGGAGGCCGAGGCCCATAGCATGTTGAAGTTATTCAAGCTCAAAAGTTAAGAAGGGGGTTCCTGCTGCTGGAGGTCGACACGCTTCTGTGCTCCTGGGGAAGGCGTGCGTTCGTGCCAACGATTCATTcgattgttctgacgatttgactcctgtccgcatgttttgatttgttgtctgcctcccctttctagactgtgagcccattgttagggagggaccgtctctatacgttgccaacttgtacttcccaagcgcttagtagagtgctctgcacacagtaagcgctcaataaatacgattgaatgaatgaatcacatttattaagcgctctctgtgtgcagagcactgtactaagtgcctggggaagtACCATGCAGCagtaaagagtggcaatccctgcccaccatgaggtcGCAGTCTGTGGGGGTCGGGAGGCCGACGTGGATCGAAATGAgctgacatcaatataaataagtaaaattacaggtcGAAGCGAGGCTTTCCACGGTGCCGGAAAAGGACGGTGAAGCCAGAAGAAGTGAAGCCCGTCTCCCGTAGCAGGAGCTACTGTTGTCGCAGCTGTCGGACGGCCAGGGACCGGGGTCCCGGGAGAGACCCCAGCCATGGAAAGCCCGGGGGAATCGTGTGCCAGTCCGGAGAGCGGCGGGGAGAGCGGGACGCCTGGGGCCAGCCCGCCGCCGGCGAGTCGAGGCGTCTGTCCCGGGGGTGACCGGGACCCCGTCCAGGGGGCGGACGACGACGATGACGATGACGACGCCACCGAGCCGCCGCCGGagcaggaggatcaggaggaagagctgggcgaggtgatggagggccagGAGCCCGACGTGGTGATCGAGGTGTCGGGCCGGCGGGTGCGGGCGCACAGGGCGGTGCTGGCCGCCAAGAGCGACTACTTCAGGGCGCGCCGCTCGCGGGAGGTGGTGCGGGTGAAGGGGGTGAGCTGGGCGGCCCTGCGGCTGCTGCTGGGCTACCTGTACAGCGGCCGGCTGGGCCCCGTGCGGCCGGACACGGCGGCCGAGCTGGTGGGCGCCGCGCGGGTCCTGCAGGTGCCCTGTGCCCTGCCCCGCGCCACCGACGCCCTGCGGGCCCACCTGGGCCTGGACAACTGCCTGCAGCTGCTGACCCTGTCCAAGGAGCAGCGGCTCCGCGACCTGCGGGAGGCCGCCTACCGCTTCATGAGCGACCACTTCCTCCGCGTGCTGCGGGAGCCCAGCCTGTACGGCCGCCTGGGCGCCCAGGAACGGGACCTCATCCTCCGCCGCCGGACGGACGGGGCCCGCCCGTGCCTGCTGCTCGCGGACCTGCCCGACTGGGCCTCGGAGCCCGGGACCCGGAGCCGGCCGCAGAGCCCGCCCCAGGACCACCCCTCGGACGCCGGCGCCCGCATCTTCGCCTTCCGGCCGGACTCCCGGGAATGGCGCTACCTGACCCGCCTCCCCGAAGGGGCCGGCGGTCGGGGCTGCGCCCTGGGCGTCCTCTACAACTACCTGTTCGTGGCCGGGGGCATCCtgcccggcggggagggggacggggcctCCGGCGGGGGTCCGTCGGACAAGGTCTTCTGCTACAACCCGGCGGCCGACGACTGGAGCGCCGTGCGTCCCATGCTGCAGGCCCGGGCCCAGCTGCGGCTGCTCGCCCTGGACGGCTACCTGTACGCCGTGGGCGGTGAGTGTCTGCTGAGCGTGGAGCGCTACGACCCCCGCGCCGACCGCTGGAGCTCCGTGGCCTCGCTGCCCCGGGGCGCCTTCGCCGTGGCCCACGAGGCGGCCACGTGCCGCGGGGCCGTCTACGTGTCCGGCGGCTCCCTCTTCTACCGCCTGCTCAAGTACGACCCGCGCCTGGACGAGTGGCAGGAATGcccggccggcggcggcggcggcggcgggcgtcACCGCCGCTCCGCCGACATGGTGGCCCTGGACGGCTCCCTCTATCGCTTCGACCTGGCCGGGGCCGGCGGCCCCGGAGCCGGCGGGGGCCCCAGCGTCGACGTTTCCCGCTACCACTGTCTGGCCAAGCGCTGGACCCCCTGCGCCGCCGACCTGCGGCTCCCCGGAGGCCCGCCGGGCCCGCTGACCTTCCGCTGCGCCGCCCTGGGCGGGGCCATCTACTGCGTCGGCCGGGCCGGGGCCTGGCGCTTCCGCCCGGGCCCGGACGACGACCGGCCCGGTGCCCGCGATGGGGACCGGCGGGCCGGCTTCGAGCCCGAGCCCCTCCCCGTGCCCGGCGACGCCAGGGGCGTCCTCCTCCCCTTCGTCCTCGCCCTGCCCGACCGAGACCGGCTGGACTCTGGCGGAGAGGCCCCTGGGAGCGGGCAGTGAGGAGACGGGCCCTCGTCCGGCCAGCCCCCGGTGATGGCCGACGggaccgagggagggagggagggagggatgcgcCCCGGACTGATCCCTCAGACGGCCCCGGGGTGTAGACCCGGCGTGGCCCGgggctccatccctcctgccacaCCCTTGCTTTCCAGCCTCGGACGGCTGACCACAAAGTCCCCCTGATAAAACACAACCGGTTCACCTCGGGAAACTCTTTCCGGATCAAGAGAGAGCCAGCGAGAGAGAAGCGAGGCCCAGCTCCCGGAGAGCAAGACGGAGATCGAGCAACGAGGCTTAGTGCACAGGTCGGGAGACCCGCGTTCCGAGGCCGGCTTCATCACTCGCCCACCGCCGCTTGACCTCGGACAAATCGCCTCGCTTCCCTAGGCCTCGGCTTACGAAGCGAGACCTCCGTACCTATCGATcggtagtatttatagagcactcatTGCTTGCGGGGCTCTGCATTGAGCGAGTACGATTCCACGGATGCGATCCCGGCCTATGAGGAGCTCACCGtgtgttctccctttccctttagtCTGAGAGCCTCGTTTGGGACAGGGGCCGCGTCTGATCCGATGATCGCTTCTGTGTCTGCCCTAGCGCTTGgcgtagtgcctggcacgtcgtaagGACCGAACAGATGCCATTGTGGTTGTTCTTgttaggagtggggagggagtgggtttGACTGAAGGGAGTTTTTCTGCCGGGAGGGAGATGCGTTGTTGATGCAGGGGAATGTCAGCTCCTCACCCACCTCACCTCCAGCTAAATGGACTCTGGAGAGAGAAACGAATTGCTTGGAAGAAATACAGACCGGTACTCTGAAAGCTAATGCCATTCCGGC
It includes:
- the KBTBD11 gene encoding kelch repeat and BTB domain-containing protein 11; amino-acid sequence: MESPGESCASPESGGESGTPGASPPPASRGVCPGGDRDPVQGADDDDDDDDATEPPPEQEDQEEELGEVMEGQEPDVVIEVSGRRVRAHRAVLAAKSDYFRARRSREVVRVKGVSWAALRLLLGYLYSGRLGPVRPDTAAELVGAARVLQVPCALPRATDALRAHLGLDNCLQLLTLSKEQRLRDLREAAYRFMSDHFLRVLREPSLYGRLGAQERDLILRRRTDGARPCLLLADLPDWASEPGTRSRPQSPPQDHPSDAGARIFAFRPDSREWRYLTRLPEGAGGRGCALGVLYNYLFVAGGILPGGEGDGASGGGPSDKVFCYNPAADDWSAVRPMLQARAQLRLLALDGYLYAVGGECLLSVERYDPRADRWSSVASLPRGAFAVAHEAATCRGAVYVSGGSLFYRLLKYDPRLDEWQECPAGGGGGGGRHRRSADMVALDGSLYRFDLAGAGGPGAGGGPSVDVSRYHCLAKRWTPCAADLRLPGGPPGPLTFRCAALGGAIYCVGRAGAWRFRPGPDDDRPGARDGDRRAGFEPEPLPVPGDARGVLLPFVLALPDRDRLDSGGEAPGSGQ